A stretch of Oncorhynchus masou masou isolate Uvic2021 unplaced genomic scaffold, UVic_Omas_1.1 unplaced_scaffold_1390, whole genome shotgun sequence DNA encodes these proteins:
- the LOC135530594 gene encoding transmembrane channel-like protein 3 has product MSGVSETAVVSRPSTTMKPHKRVRKNSRRIYSSYQDNQPGQSDEEGKEDEHADSNDPEQMFQNIQFQKEIIANIRTRAWPMRRKLKALKQAREIVLKYEGRLTRTRGYQAAGAD; this is encoded by the exons ATGAGTGGCGTGTCTGAGACTGCTGTGGTCAGTAGACCCTCGACTACCATGAAGCCACACAAGAGGGTCAGGAAGAACTCCAGGCGGATTTACTCATCTTATCAAGACAACCAGCCAGG CCAATCAGATGAGGAGGGCAAGGAGGATGAGCATGCGGACAGCAACGACCCAGAGCAGATGTTCCAGAACATCCAGTTTCAGAAGGAGATCATCGCCAACATACGCACCCGAGCCTGGCCTATGAGGCGCAAGCTCAAAGCCCTCAA GCAGGCCAGAGAGATTGTCCTGAAGTACGAGGGGAGGCTAACAAGGACCAGAGGGTACCAGGCTGCTGGGGCTGAT